In Microvenator marinus, one genomic interval encodes:
- a CDS encoding beta-ketoacyl synthase N-terminal-like domain-containing protein, translating into MRFEPIAIVGRACVLPGALSPEELWSAVVAGKDLVSSAPEGRWGMPKAEALCSPDEDTTDKAWSDRGGYVRGFENVWKPDGFGVAPESLTGVDEGVRWALHCAREALRDAGDSRVGAVDRSRVSAIYGLLGFPTAEMSAYAEAYWMGAERPDPRNRFMAAGSVATMRSALGLSGASFAIDTACASSLFAIKLACDQLHDGSVDMALAGAVNRSDDLFIHVGFTALKALSKSGQSRPFHADADGLLPAEGAGFVALKRLSDARRDGNKIYGVIRGVGLSNDGRGRGFLAPLESGQARAIRQAYEVSGVSPSQVSLLECHATGTSVGDATELKSTGELYQGLSGVPMGSLKSNMGHLITAAGVAGLIKVLEAMRHQTRPPTLHASKENPALQSSPFRLVHKAERWESNGPRVAGVSAFGFGGNNAHLLVSEDSPELGEFGTGRSVPHSADELVVVALGSVIGNKTDALSAAQALAKNEAVHQETGAVEMALAGLKFPPTDLKETIPQQLTILNAARQALTQTEVDPLRTGVFLGTEPDNEVCRYGLRWRLPHWCRRMGLDPAEHQSWIERNKDLVVPRLTSAGVVGTMPNIPANRLNNQFDLGGQSFTVFGGPASGQIALHLAARAIESGELDAALVGAVDMCADQVHRRAQTDLERGPGEGQLVEGADAAVMLVIKRATDAQRAGDTILGRLSLSGPSFPQLGANHAAQGLRDLALGYAQGLKTHYQPEGPTLSFPGHNHVKIEPLPGGMAARQTMSDIQKMAPAPSLPKTDWVEPVNSGVNVGSVHVPVNAVPAPVNAGSVRVETNVVPTQNLELLRNSLSEIGQMQQRFLAEQSALFQQFMAVQSQGMALLHAAQNGVQHAPVSVNGPTINGPSLSLRSESQRTESPRVHSIPSSAPQEPLTPPSAPQAPKNGVGHESQRAESPTIHSTPAPQVVSKPKPISVPQAPKNAVGKETQREESPRVEVQASHGIKFDEWREPIGPTWGFEELKIHASGKISEIYGDIFKVQDDFHRQVRMPEPPLLLADRVTGMDAEPGSMKTGTIWTETDLRPDAWYLHEGHVPPGIMIESGQADLMLISYLGVDFTNKSERIYRLLGCELTYFGGMPKAGDTMEYQIVLDGHAKQGGTRLMFFHYDCRVDGEVRLAVRKGQAGFFTDEELANSEGCLWKPETQEIKADATVDAPFAMCTRETFDADQIRAFADGRPWDCFGEGFEVSKTHTRTPRIQNGKMLFHDNIEIKIPGRDAQAGPWNRGYLKSTWEVDPDHWFFDGHFKNDPCMPGTLMFDGCLQAMAFYMAAQGITLERDGWRFELVPEIPYQLSCRGQVTPQAKVLTYEIFVEEFVAGPIPTIYADLLCTVDGLKAFHARRVGLQLIPSWPLDEGSKLLDGYVEKEGVATANGFPFDYRSMLACANGRPSEAFGPIYDRFDSHIRVARLPNPPYHFVTRVSRLEGEIGSMQKGMEVDIEYDIPADAWYFDENGCRNMPFAVLLEAALQPCGWLASYLGCALTVDRELFFRNLDGTGTLHVDLLPDAGTMVTKVKSTNISKTGPMIIVGFEVECLIGDTLVYDLKTVFGFFPAEALQNQIGLPTTDEQRALLNAEPLNAVNLKDRPKGYWENARPKLAEPMLLMIDRVAYFDPKGGPAGLGALRAEKDVDPGEWFFKAHFFQDPVQPGSLGIEAMIQLLQFYMLETGMDEGIENPRFETLSHAHEMTWKYRGQVIPKNKLIQTTIEITETGRDEDGVYAVCNASLWVDSKRIYEAFNMGMRIVSGGGGERRTLTLDPAKDTWLNDHCPTYTLPALPMMSMVDLLAQGACTADQVTRLEDVRIKGWLALDGAKEVWTERSGEQVKLLVAGADGPREVASARVITGEFTARPVPLKPLKGEKISGQEVYQSGNLFHGPAFQILQDMVRTAEGATSWLSAAGPADMQGRVNGLLLDGATHSIPHDNLQIWGDKYEADKVAYPALIPEIRFFGPTPTSGTIRCEVRPDGFMGSPDFPAFKVQLIDESGVWCQMRLVEACFPKGTLGSADPADRQRFLRDREYVEGVRISSAQGEDTFVTEADIKAVDWFPGTVDAVYGLKNSSSALTKVQQIGIKEHIAAAHKIHPGVLPDALPLTKFKLEARQSGSEVTVKGDPNGKLDIKSVREFWTQWFDRDPWPVEDLYYGLIERFVRRIIVTDPKALEAIKGQSTLFLANHQIGVESLLFSVIASGLTEVPTVTLAKIEHKYTWLGKLIDLCFRYPEVRDPKVITFFDREDKASLPAIINELAVEMAGPGRSVMVHIEGTRSLECRTPVQKMSGAFIDMALGVNAPIVPVRFVGGLPVDPLEKRIEFPIGMGKQDIYFGRPIMPEELSKLHYGARKELVVSSINELGPPNSIEEPITGDPDFAAKVDAWMDSHPGVLHEHATLREMLAELAQPGEEVARLLAAKSAEDIDASAPKGAWLREFAEQLIGKKA; encoded by the coding sequence ATGCGATTTGAACCAATTGCAATCGTTGGGCGCGCCTGCGTGCTCCCAGGGGCCTTGAGTCCTGAAGAGCTTTGGAGTGCCGTCGTGGCGGGAAAAGACCTCGTGTCTTCAGCCCCAGAAGGGCGTTGGGGAATGCCCAAGGCCGAGGCGCTCTGTTCACCTGACGAAGATACGACGGACAAGGCTTGGTCTGACCGTGGTGGGTATGTCCGGGGTTTTGAGAACGTCTGGAAACCAGATGGTTTTGGAGTGGCCCCAGAGTCCCTGACTGGCGTGGACGAAGGCGTGCGCTGGGCGCTTCATTGCGCGCGAGAAGCATTGCGTGATGCGGGCGATAGCCGAGTTGGGGCAGTGGATAGGTCGCGCGTTTCGGCGATCTATGGATTGCTTGGCTTTCCGACAGCCGAGATGAGCGCCTACGCCGAGGCCTACTGGATGGGCGCGGAGCGGCCAGACCCTAGAAACCGGTTTATGGCTGCGGGCTCGGTGGCGACCATGCGTTCTGCGCTTGGGCTTAGCGGAGCGTCCTTCGCTATCGATACCGCCTGCGCAAGCTCGCTTTTCGCCATCAAACTAGCCTGTGACCAACTTCACGACGGAAGCGTGGATATGGCGCTTGCGGGTGCTGTGAACCGTTCCGACGACCTCTTCATTCACGTCGGGTTTACGGCGTTGAAGGCTTTGAGTAAGTCCGGGCAAAGTCGGCCCTTTCACGCCGACGCAGACGGGCTCCTACCTGCCGAAGGCGCGGGGTTTGTGGCCCTAAAGCGGCTCAGTGACGCGCGCCGGGACGGAAACAAGATTTACGGCGTTATCCGCGGTGTTGGCCTCTCGAACGACGGGCGTGGACGTGGCTTCTTGGCTCCTCTTGAGTCTGGGCAAGCACGCGCTATTCGTCAGGCGTATGAGGTCAGCGGCGTGTCTCCGAGCCAGGTTTCCTTGCTTGAATGCCACGCAACCGGGACGTCGGTAGGTGACGCCACCGAGCTAAAGAGCACGGGAGAGCTCTATCAGGGGCTCAGCGGCGTGCCGATGGGCTCGCTCAAGTCCAATATGGGTCACCTGATTACGGCAGCTGGAGTTGCTGGACTCATCAAAGTGCTCGAGGCCATGCGTCACCAGACCCGGCCTCCAACTCTACACGCGTCCAAGGAGAATCCAGCGCTCCAAAGCTCACCCTTTAGACTTGTGCACAAGGCCGAGCGTTGGGAATCCAACGGGCCGAGGGTTGCGGGCGTGAGTGCCTTCGGTTTTGGTGGAAATAACGCCCATCTCTTGGTGAGCGAAGACTCGCCTGAATTGGGTGAATTCGGTACGGGACGGTCCGTACCGCATTCGGCCGATGAGCTGGTCGTGGTTGCTCTTGGCTCTGTGATCGGCAACAAAACCGACGCCTTGAGCGCGGCTCAGGCACTGGCGAAGAACGAAGCGGTTCACCAAGAGACGGGAGCCGTGGAGATGGCGCTGGCGGGCCTCAAGTTCCCTCCGACCGACCTCAAAGAGACCATTCCTCAGCAGCTCACGATTTTGAATGCTGCCCGTCAGGCATTGACTCAGACTGAAGTGGACCCCCTCAGAACCGGTGTTTTCCTCGGCACAGAGCCGGACAATGAGGTTTGCCGGTATGGCCTTAGGTGGAGGCTTCCACACTGGTGCAGACGAATGGGACTAGACCCGGCTGAGCATCAGTCTTGGATCGAACGCAATAAAGACTTGGTGGTGCCTCGCCTGACTTCGGCTGGCGTTGTGGGCACCATGCCCAACATCCCTGCGAATCGCCTGAACAATCAGTTCGATTTAGGTGGGCAGTCGTTTACGGTCTTTGGAGGACCGGCGTCGGGTCAGATTGCGCTTCATTTGGCAGCGCGTGCGATTGAGTCGGGAGAGCTAGATGCTGCGTTGGTCGGGGCCGTGGACATGTGCGCGGACCAGGTCCACAGACGGGCTCAGACGGACTTGGAGCGTGGCCCCGGCGAGGGGCAGCTGGTTGAGGGAGCCGATGCGGCCGTGATGTTGGTCATCAAGCGCGCAACAGATGCTCAGCGGGCAGGGGATACCATCTTGGGCCGCCTCAGTTTGAGTGGTCCGAGCTTTCCTCAGCTTGGTGCGAACCATGCTGCACAAGGACTTAGGGATTTGGCTTTGGGTTATGCCCAGGGACTTAAAACACATTACCAACCGGAAGGCCCAACCTTGAGTTTTCCTGGACATAACCACGTGAAGATTGAGCCTCTGCCTGGTGGCATGGCTGCGAGACAAACCATGAGCGATATTCAAAAAATGGCGCCTGCGCCGAGCCTTCCTAAAACTGATTGGGTTGAACCCGTGAACTCGGGCGTAAACGTGGGCTCTGTCCATGTCCCTGTAAACGCGGTCCCTGCCCCTGTGAACGCGGGCTCCGTCCGCGTTGAAACCAATGTTGTACCGACTCAAAACTTGGAACTCTTGCGAAATAGCCTGTCAGAGATTGGGCAGATGCAGCAACGGTTCTTGGCAGAGCAGAGTGCGTTGTTTCAGCAGTTTATGGCTGTTCAATCACAAGGTATGGCCCTGCTTCATGCGGCTCAGAACGGAGTCCAACACGCGCCAGTGTCGGTAAATGGTCCGACGATCAATGGTCCGTCTTTGAGTTTGCGTTCGGAATCACAACGCACAGAGAGCCCGCGTGTACACTCTATTCCGTCCTCGGCACCCCAAGAGCCTTTAACACCTCCTTCGGCACCTCAGGCGCCCAAGAACGGAGTGGGTCACGAATCGCAACGTGCGGAGAGCCCGACTATCCACTCCACTCCAGCACCGCAGGTAGTTTCGAAACCAAAACCGATTTCGGTACCTCAGGCGCCGAAGAACGCTGTGGGTAAGGAGACGCAACGCGAAGAAAGCCCGCGTGTAGAGGTTCAAGCGTCGCACGGCATCAAGTTCGACGAGTGGCGCGAGCCCATCGGGCCCACCTGGGGTTTTGAAGAGCTCAAGATTCACGCGTCTGGAAAGATCAGCGAAATCTACGGAGACATTTTCAAAGTTCAGGACGACTTCCACCGTCAGGTGCGCATGCCGGAGCCGCCGCTCCTGCTTGCTGACCGAGTCACCGGGATGGACGCTGAGCCTGGCTCCATGAAAACAGGTACCATCTGGACCGAGACCGACCTCAGACCCGACGCGTGGTACCTGCACGAAGGCCACGTCCCACCCGGCATCATGATCGAGTCGGGCCAAGCGGACTTGATGCTCATCTCCTACCTTGGCGTAGACTTTACGAACAAGAGTGAGCGCATCTACCGACTACTCGGATGCGAACTGACCTACTTCGGTGGCATGCCCAAAGCCGGCGACACCATGGAGTACCAAATCGTGCTCGATGGTCACGCCAAACAAGGCGGTACTCGCCTCATGTTCTTCCATTACGACTGTCGCGTAGATGGCGAGGTTCGCCTCGCGGTCAGAAAGGGGCAGGCGGGATTCTTCACTGACGAAGAGCTTGCGAACTCCGAAGGGTGTTTGTGGAAGCCCGAGACCCAAGAGATCAAGGCTGACGCTACCGTTGATGCACCTTTCGCGATGTGTACTCGTGAGACTTTTGACGCGGACCAAATCCGCGCGTTTGCCGACGGCCGTCCTTGGGATTGTTTTGGAGAGGGCTTCGAAGTCTCGAAGACGCATACCCGAACGCCTCGGATCCAAAACGGAAAGATGCTCTTCCACGACAATATCGAGATCAAGATCCCGGGCCGGGATGCTCAAGCAGGGCCGTGGAATCGGGGCTATTTGAAGTCCACTTGGGAGGTAGATCCCGACCATTGGTTCTTCGACGGGCACTTCAAGAACGACCCGTGTATGCCGGGCACCCTGATGTTTGACGGATGTCTTCAGGCGATGGCGTTCTACATGGCGGCGCAGGGCATCACCCTTGAGCGCGATGGCTGGCGCTTTGAGCTCGTCCCAGAGATTCCGTACCAACTCAGCTGCCGTGGCCAGGTGACCCCTCAGGCCAAAGTTCTTACCTATGAGATTTTCGTAGAAGAGTTTGTGGCAGGGCCAATCCCCACAATCTATGCGGATTTGCTCTGCACCGTTGATGGCCTAAAGGCCTTCCATGCCCGCCGGGTAGGACTGCAGCTCATCCCGAGTTGGCCGCTCGATGAGGGCAGTAAGCTCCTTGACGGCTACGTCGAGAAAGAAGGCGTTGCCACTGCCAACGGCTTCCCATTTGACTATCGCTCCATGCTCGCCTGTGCAAACGGCCGCCCGTCTGAGGCTTTCGGTCCGATTTACGACCGGTTTGACTCACACATACGCGTCGCGCGCCTTCCAAACCCGCCGTATCACTTTGTGACTCGGGTTTCGCGACTTGAGGGCGAGATCGGCTCGATGCAGAAGGGAATGGAAGTGGATATCGAGTACGATATCCCGGCCGACGCCTGGTATTTTGACGAGAATGGCTGCCGAAACATGCCGTTTGCGGTCTTGCTCGAGGCGGCGCTTCAGCCGTGTGGCTGGCTCGCTTCATATCTCGGCTGCGCGCTGACCGTCGATCGCGAGCTCTTCTTCCGAAACCTCGATGGCACCGGTACTTTGCACGTGGACTTGCTTCCCGACGCCGGCACCATGGTTACCAAAGTCAAGAGCACGAATATCTCCAAGACCGGTCCGATGATCATCGTCGGTTTTGAGGTCGAGTGTTTGATTGGTGATACGCTGGTCTACGACTTGAAGACGGTCTTTGGATTCTTCCCCGCGGAAGCTCTGCAAAACCAGATTGGACTTCCGACCACAGACGAGCAGCGCGCGTTGTTGAACGCCGAGCCGCTCAACGCCGTCAACCTTAAGGACCGTCCAAAAGGCTATTGGGAGAATGCACGACCTAAGCTCGCCGAGCCGATGTTGTTGATGATCGACCGTGTGGCCTATTTTGACCCGAAAGGCGGGCCGGCGGGACTTGGAGCGCTCCGCGCCGAGAAAGACGTAGACCCTGGCGAGTGGTTCTTTAAGGCTCACTTCTTCCAGGACCCGGTGCAACCTGGGTCATTGGGGATCGAGGCGATGATCCAACTCCTTCAGTTCTACATGCTCGAAACTGGTATGGACGAAGGCATTGAGAATCCGCGTTTTGAGACCTTGAGTCACGCTCATGAGATGACTTGGAAGTACCGCGGACAGGTGATTCCGAAGAATAAGCTGATCCAGACCACCATCGAGATCACCGAGACCGGACGCGACGAAGACGGTGTTTATGCTGTGTGTAATGCCTCCCTATGGGTGGACAGCAAGCGCATCTATGAAGCCTTCAATATGGGCATGCGTATCGTGAGCGGGGGAGGGGGCGAAAGGCGCACTCTGACCCTGGATCCGGCTAAGGACACATGGCTCAACGACCATTGTCCGACCTACACGTTGCCCGCTCTTCCGATGATGAGCATGGTGGACTTGCTTGCACAGGGAGCATGCACGGCCGACCAGGTCACCCGCCTCGAAGACGTACGAATCAAGGGCTGGCTTGCCCTCGACGGTGCCAAAGAAGTCTGGACCGAGCGAAGTGGCGAGCAGGTCAAACTCCTCGTTGCAGGGGCCGATGGGCCTCGTGAGGTGGCAAGTGCGCGCGTGATTACTGGCGAATTTACGGCACGTCCCGTACCGCTAAAGCCACTCAAGGGTGAGAAGATTAGTGGGCAAGAGGTCTATCAAAGTGGAAACCTCTTCCATGGCCCCGCGTTCCAGATCCTGCAGGATATGGTGCGCACGGCTGAGGGAGCGACGTCTTGGTTGAGTGCTGCTGGGCCGGCCGATATGCAAGGTCGCGTTAATGGCTTGCTCCTTGACGGTGCGACTCACTCAATTCCTCACGATAACCTCCAGATTTGGGGTGATAAATACGAGGCTGATAAAGTCGCGTATCCGGCCTTGATTCCGGAGATTAGGTTCTTTGGACCCACGCCAACCTCGGGAACGATTCGTTGCGAAGTTCGTCCTGACGGCTTCATGGGCAGTCCGGATTTCCCGGCGTTCAAAGTCCAACTCATCGATGAATCCGGCGTCTGGTGCCAAATGCGCCTGGTTGAGGCGTGTTTTCCAAAGGGAACTCTGGGCTCAGCAGATCCAGCTGACCGACAGCGCTTTTTGAGGGACCGCGAATACGTCGAGGGCGTCCGAATCTCTAGCGCTCAAGGCGAAGATACCTTTGTGACCGAGGCGGACATCAAAGCCGTGGATTGGTTTCCCGGCACGGTAGATGCCGTCTATGGTTTGAAAAACTCCAGCTCTGCTCTGACCAAAGTTCAACAAATCGGGATCAAAGAGCATATTGCTGCAGCGCACAAAATCCATCCTGGGGTGCTTCCCGATGCATTGCCACTAACCAAGTTCAAGCTCGAGGCGCGACAGTCCGGCTCCGAGGTCACGGTCAAAGGTGACCCTAACGGAAAGCTAGATATCAAGAGCGTTCGGGAGTTCTGGACTCAGTGGTTTGACCGCGATCCTTGGCCTGTAGAGGACCTCTATTACGGGCTGATTGAGCGTTTTGTGCGCCGCATCATCGTCACCGATCCAAAGGCATTAGAAGCCATCAAAGGCCAAAGTACGCTCTTCCTTGCGAACCATCAGATTGGTGTAGAGTCCTTGCTCTTTTCCGTCATCGCGTCGGGCCTCACGGAGGTTCCCACCGTGACTCTCGCAAAGATCGAGCACAAGTACACATGGCTTGGTAAACTCATCGACCTCTGCTTCCGTTATCCTGAAGTAAGAGACCCCAAGGTCATCACGTTCTTCGATCGCGAAGACAAGGCGTCCTTGCCGGCGATCATCAACGAACTCGCCGTGGAGATGGCGGGCCCGGGGCGCTCGGTCATGGTGCATATCGAAGGCACACGTTCGCTAGAATGCAGGACACCTGTGCAAAAGATGAGTGGGGCGTTCATCGATATGGCGCTCGGCGTCAACGCGCCCATCGTTCCGGTGCGCTTTGTGGGCGGGTTACCCGTGGATCCTTTGGAAAAACGAATCGAATTCCCCATCGGAATGGGCAAACAAGATATCTACTTCGGACGCCCGATCATGCCTGAGGAGCTTTCGAAGCTGCATTACGGCGCTCGAAAAGAGCTCGTGGTGTCGAGCATCAATGAGCTTGGGCCACCCAATTCAATCGAAGAACCCATCACCGGTGATCCAGACTTTGCAGCGAAAGTGGACGCTTGGATGGACTCGCACCCCGGCGTCTTGCACGAACACGCGACGCTTCGAGAAATGCTCGCCGAGCTCGCTCAGCCAGGCGAGGAAGTCGCCAGATTGCTCGCTGCCAAGTCGGCCGAAGACATCGACGCCTCTGCGCCAAAGGGCGCATGGCTAAGAGAGTTTGCGGAGCAGTTGATAGGCAAGAAGGCTTAA
- a CDS encoding Tex family protein — MEDRIARELSLDLRNVKATLGLLDDGNTVPFIARYRKEATGGLDEVQIRDIARVSGELKALEDRRAYILKSIDDQGKLNPKLKKSLSSADSIERLEDLYAPFKPRRITRAKKAIEAGLEPVANAIKADRDFQGLASKYVCDDYPDAQAVIEGARDIIAEEISDDADVRDYSRTNARKYGRLIAKKRRGADPDPKYEMYYEFASPISRTRPHQVLAIRRAEAEKVLSAGLEVDEERLVEWISRHVNRARGPARRIMDEAATDAFKRLIHPTIERDLRGEVEKAADEHAISVFGVNLKNLLLQPPLVGKRVLGVDPGMRTGCKLAAVDATGKLLGTGQIYVHDGRAANAPKEIQDFIRRFQIDIVAIGNGTGSRETEEVVAKAVSNGVQYLVVDEAGASVYSASDVAREEFPDLDVSIRGAVSIARRVQDPLAELVKIDPKSIGVGMYQHDVNQNRLQDSLDAVVEDVVNSVGVDLNSASESLLARVAGIGPVLASRIVAHRNENGPFKSRADLKKVKGLGAKTFEQCAGFLRIRDGKEPLDWTGIHPENYGFAKAVLKALKLEFASAALEKTLADPSPETRAVVVKLADEHGVGPHTLRDVMEALIRPGRDPRQELDAPQLRSDVMSMDDLRVGMRLKGTVRNVVDFGAFVDIGVKQDGLVHVSEMADHFVKNPYEVLSIGQVVDVKISSIDAKRGRIGLSMKS, encoded by the coding sequence ATGGAAGATAGAATTGCTCGAGAACTTTCGTTGGACCTACGCAACGTCAAGGCCACGCTTGGCCTGCTCGATGACGGCAACACGGTTCCGTTTATCGCCCGCTACCGCAAAGAAGCAACCGGCGGATTAGACGAGGTTCAGATTCGAGATATTGCTAGAGTTTCCGGGGAACTCAAGGCCCTCGAAGACCGGCGCGCGTATATCCTTAAGTCGATCGATGATCAGGGGAAACTGAACCCCAAGCTCAAGAAGTCCTTGTCATCCGCGGACTCGATTGAACGCCTCGAAGACCTCTATGCGCCCTTCAAGCCTCGGCGCATCACACGTGCCAAGAAGGCTATTGAGGCTGGCCTAGAGCCGGTCGCCAACGCCATCAAGGCCGACCGAGACTTTCAAGGCCTCGCGAGCAAATATGTCTGTGATGACTACCCCGACGCTCAAGCCGTAATCGAGGGAGCGCGCGATATCATCGCCGAAGAAATCTCCGACGACGCCGATGTCCGTGACTACTCGCGCACCAACGCTCGAAAGTACGGCAGGCTGATAGCCAAAAAGCGCCGTGGGGCCGACCCCGATCCAAAGTACGAAATGTACTACGAGTTCGCCTCGCCGATTTCACGAACCCGCCCGCATCAGGTCCTCGCGATTCGGCGCGCGGAGGCGGAAAAAGTCTTGAGCGCGGGGCTCGAGGTGGACGAAGAGAGACTTGTGGAGTGGATCTCTCGGCACGTGAATCGCGCCCGAGGGCCCGCACGACGCATCATGGACGAGGCTGCGACAGACGCTTTCAAACGGCTGATTCACCCTACAATTGAGCGCGATTTAAGAGGTGAGGTTGAGAAGGCCGCGGATGAGCACGCGATTAGTGTGTTCGGGGTCAATTTGAAGAATTTGCTCCTTCAGCCTCCACTGGTTGGAAAACGAGTGCTTGGCGTAGACCCAGGCATGAGAACCGGTTGTAAGCTCGCCGCTGTGGACGCTACCGGAAAACTTCTGGGGACCGGTCAGATCTACGTCCATGATGGCCGCGCTGCCAATGCTCCGAAGGAGATTCAAGACTTCATCCGGCGATTTCAAATCGATATCGTCGCCATCGGGAATGGCACCGGTAGTCGTGAGACCGAAGAAGTAGTGGCCAAGGCCGTGTCAAACGGGGTTCAGTACCTGGTGGTGGACGAGGCCGGCGCGAGCGTTTACTCGGCGTCCGATGTGGCCCGAGAAGAGTTTCCCGACCTCGATGTGAGCATCCGCGGCGCCGTCTCAATCGCGAGGCGCGTTCAAGACCCCTTAGCTGAGCTAGTTAAGATAGACCCCAAAAGTATCGGGGTCGGCATGTATCAACATGACGTGAATCAGAATCGCCTTCAGGACTCTCTAGATGCGGTAGTCGAAGACGTGGTCAACAGCGTCGGGGTTGATCTGAACTCTGCGTCAGAATCGCTCCTGGCGCGTGTAGCGGGTATCGGCCCTGTGCTCGCGTCCAGGATAGTGGCGCACAGAAACGAGAACGGCCCTTTTAAGAGTCGTGCGGACCTCAAAAAGGTCAAAGGTTTGGGCGCAAAGACCTTCGAGCAATGTGCCGGATTCTTGAGGATTCGCGACGGAAAGGAGCCGCTCGACTGGACGGGAATTCACCCCGAAAACTACGGTTTTGCCAAAGCGGTTCTGAAAGCGCTCAAGCTCGAGTTTGCCAGTGCAGCGCTGGAAAAGACGCTCGCTGACCCAAGCCCCGAAACGCGCGCGGTGGTCGTGAAGTTGGCCGACGAGCACGGCGTAGGCCCGCATACCCTTCGAGACGTGATGGAGGCTCTGATTCGCCCAGGACGCGACCCGCGCCAGGAGTTGGACGCGCCGCAGCTGCGCTCCGATGTCATGAGTATGGATGATTTGCGCGTAGGAATGCGCCTCAAAGGGACCGTCCGAAACGTGGTTGATTTCGGCGCCTTTGTGGACATTGGCGTCAAACAAGATGGGCTAGTCCACGTCAGTGAAATGGCCGACCACTTCGTAAAGAACCCTTATGAAGTCTTGAGTATCGGGCAGGTTGTGGATGTGAAGATTTCGTCGATCGACGCAAAAAGAGGCCGGATAGGACTCTCCATGAAGTCTTAA
- a CDS encoding tetratricopeptide repeat protein — protein sequence MTNAPHPEESLTRRLPQEPHYQPLRPVGYRPSEIATLGLLILIVSLAWWLSQSLLVLVLSILVFALASTAHAYWRQRHARRQNRLAEALLEAGNLEEASASFEELCLNYLAHPMHPIFVMNRGVAMLWNGELERAMELFNSASESMKLSPIRFGSFRRNVKLHRALVLILFGQDADAEEILKTVKPMHRARVETVLKSPKGHDGLPEKTRELWLKRTSKNEEQPGQ from the coding sequence ATGACAAATGCACCACATCCCGAAGAAAGCCTGACTCGACGACTGCCTCAAGAGCCGCACTACCAGCCGCTTCGTCCGGTGGGCTATCGCCCGAGCGAAATCGCTACGCTTGGCCTGCTGATCCTGATCGTGAGCCTCGCGTGGTGGTTGAGTCAGAGCCTGCTTGTTCTCGTGTTGAGTATTCTCGTTTTTGCACTCGCCTCTACAGCGCACGCCTACTGGAGACAACGCCACGCTAGGCGCCAGAATCGGCTTGCGGAGGCCTTGCTCGAAGCAGGAAATTTGGAGGAGGCCTCGGCTAGCTTCGAAGAGCTCTGTCTGAACTATCTTGCTCACCCTATGCACCCAATTTTCGTAATGAACCGAGGTGTCGCCATGCTTTGGAATGGTGAGTTAGAGCGAGCGATGGAGCTCTTCAATTCTGCGTCAGAAAGCATGAAGCTAAGCCCGATACGTTTTGGGAGTTTTCGCCGAAACGTCAAACTCCATCGCGCCCTGGTTCTCATTCTTTTTGGTCAAGACGCAGATGCAGAGGAGATTTTGAAGACCGTCAAACCGATGCACCGAGCCAGAGTTGAGACCGTTCTAAAATCTCCAAAAGGCCACGACGGTCTCCCGGAAAAAACGCGCGAACTCTGGCTAAAACGGACGTCTAAGAATGAAGAACAACCCGGCCAGTGA